The proteins below come from a single Pedobacter aquae genomic window:
- a CDS encoding glycosyltransferase family 4 protein — protein MMKNLAILSPNENAYSETFIQAHKLIPFNIKYYFGGLIPTKLENDGHLQKNHLLKLYYRLKYKINKRLSPTELALRHSLKKNNIDVVLAEFGVTAAESLNTIMCLKKPLIVHFHGADASEKSILRKYEIKYKEIFSYAHTIVVVSKAMEETLLNMGCPRHKVLLNTYGPNPTFFNIIPNYNSKQFISVGRFVDKKAPYATIKAFKSVIKQYPDAILLMIGDGPLLNTCKNLAKIWGIEQNIMFKGVQTPEEIRALLSNSLAFVQHSIVAENGDSEGTPVGILEAQAAGLPVVSTKHAGIPDVVIHEKTGLLCEELDVNMMALNMLKLIKSPELCKVYGDYARVNIKEYFSLEKHLGLLEKVILDAHELNLSKTKN, from the coding sequence ATGATGAAAAATCTTGCTATATTATCACCAAATGAAAATGCCTATTCTGAGACATTTATACAAGCTCATAAACTAATACCTTTTAATATTAAATATTACTTCGGGGGCTTAATACCAACTAAATTAGAAAATGATGGACATCTTCAAAAAAATCATCTATTAAAGCTTTATTATAGATTAAAATATAAAATAAACAAAAGGCTAAGTCCAACGGAACTCGCTTTAAGGCATTCTCTAAAAAAAAACAATATTGATGTCGTATTAGCAGAATTTGGGGTTACAGCTGCCGAAAGTCTTAATACAATTATGTGTCTTAAAAAACCCTTAATTGTTCATTTTCATGGTGCTGATGCTAGTGAAAAATCAATTTTAAGAAAATACGAAATAAAGTATAAAGAAATCTTCTCATATGCCCATACTATAGTAGTAGTTTCTAAAGCGATGGAAGAAACTTTATTAAATATGGGCTGTCCTAGGCATAAAGTTCTTTTGAATACATATGGTCCAAATCCTACCTTTTTTAATATCATCCCTAATTATAATAGTAAGCAATTCATTTCTGTAGGAAGATTTGTGGACAAAAAAGCACCTTATGCAACAATAAAAGCTTTTAAATCAGTAATAAAACAATATCCAGACGCGATTTTACTTATGATAGGCGATGGACCTCTTCTAAATACTTGTAAAAATTTAGCTAAAATCTGGGGGATTGAGCAAAATATTATGTTTAAAGGTGTACAAACGCCTGAGGAAATCAGAGCCTTACTTTCTAACTCCTTAGCATTTGTACAGCATTCTATTGTTGCTGAGAATGGAGATTCTGAAGGAACTCCTGTAGGCATATTAGAAGCTCAAGCAGCTGGACTTCCCGTTGTTTCCACGAAACATGCAGGAATTCCTGATGTAGTAATTCACGAAAAAACAGGATTGCTATGTGAGGAGTTAGATGTAAATATGATGGCTTTAAACATGTTAAAGTTAATTAAAAGTCCTGAACTATGTAAAGTTTATGGGGATTATGCTAGGGTAAATATTAAAGAATACTTTAGCTTAGAAAAGCATTTAGGCCTCTTAGAAAAAGTTATTTTAGATGCTCACGAGCTTAATTTAAGTAAAACAAAGAATTAA
- a CDS encoding glycosyltransferase, whose translation MVGNIATGKGQLEILKAFHLLSKNYPNIKLVFVGAGDTSTLKTFIYDNQLQSLVSITGFQENTELYYLKTDILIANSAREAFGRVLIEASSYAIPVIARSTGASTEIIIAQETGILHDGSIESIYQALHNLLHDNKLRSRLGEAGWKRCSELYNFEYSFQQFESVVNQLYIDAKH comes from the coding sequence ATGGTTGGTAATATAGCTACTGGTAAAGGTCAGCTTGAAATATTAAAAGCTTTTCATTTATTAAGTAAAAACTATCCGAATATAAAATTAGTATTTGTTGGTGCAGGAGATACAAGTACTTTAAAAACTTTCATATATGATAATCAACTACAAAGTCTTGTATCTATAACAGGTTTTCAAGAAAACACAGAACTTTATTATCTAAAAACTGATATTTTAATAGCTAATTCAGCCAGAGAAGCCTTTGGCAGAGTACTGATTGAAGCTTCATCATACGCAATTCCAGTTATTGCCAGAAGCACCGGAGCAAGTACTGAAATAATTATTGCTCAAGAAACAGGCATTCTTCATGATGGCTCTATAGAAAGTATTTATCAAGCTTTACATAACCTATTACATGACAACAAGTTAAGATCTCGATTAGGAGAAGCAGGTTGGAAAAGATGTTCTGAACTTTATAACTTTGAATACTCATTTCAGCAATTCGAGTCTGTTGTAAATCAATTATATATAGATGCTAAACACTAA
- a CDS encoding glycosyltransferase family 4 protein — protein sequence MKILFLSHDSHLHGATRSMLDLAEEFSNKGHEAKVILPTGGLAENYLKNKHIPFKKVFYPLFIQYGKEDKLKTQFKKLYSAFRHLPILVSYIKEYNPDIIYINTSVNYWLLILSFFYKKPIILHLREFGKEDHAVFKNFKGLMFNLLKKRATLYLSNSRAIQQYYQEKYQIKSYLLYNGVFKRETFIQNSTLKKINLKVRQPLLVWLVI from the coding sequence TTGAAAATACTTTTCCTTTCTCATGATAGCCATCTTCATGGCGCAACACGTTCTATGCTAGATTTAGCAGAAGAATTTTCAAATAAAGGACATGAAGCGAAGGTGATTTTACCTACAGGAGGATTAGCTGAGAATTATTTAAAGAATAAACATATACCTTTCAAAAAGGTGTTTTACCCTTTATTTATTCAATATGGTAAGGAAGACAAATTAAAAACGCAATTTAAAAAACTATATAGTGCATTTAGACATTTACCCATATTAGTTTCCTACATCAAGGAATATAATCCAGATATTATATATATAAATACCAGTGTAAATTATTGGCTATTGATACTTTCCTTTTTCTATAAAAAACCAATCATTCTCCATCTTAGAGAATTTGGTAAAGAAGACCATGCTGTTTTTAAAAATTTTAAAGGTTTAATGTTTAATCTATTAAAAAAAAGAGCAACACTATATCTTAGTAACTCTCGAGCCATACAACAGTATTATCAGGAAAAGTATCAAATAAAAAGTTATCTTTTATATAATGGGGTTTTTAAAAGAGAGACATTTATTCAAAACAGCACATTAAAAAAAATCAACCTCAAAGTCAGACAACCACTATTAGTATGGTTGGTAATATAG